The sequence CTGTATTTGAATTTGCCAAGGTCATTGAAATGAATCCGGAAATGAATTCCTATATTTTGATCAACTTTAATGCAAATGATGAACCGGAAATGTTGACTATTGATTACGCAGCGGAAAAACCTGTACAAGTTATCTATAATAAAGAAATCATACCGATCGAACCTGTTGTGCAGGATACCATTAATCTGAGTGATAATAATATTATTCATTATACTTTACAGATCGAAGATAATCTCTATCAGGGAGCTAATAATTTGGTGTTTAAAGTTGAGAATAACGCATCAGTTACAACACCAAGCTATCTGGCAGCACACATAACCATCCAATATGATAAAGCTAAAAAAGAAGAATAAAGATTTAATGAGAAGGTGATTTTATGAAAAAAAAATTACTGCTTTTACTTTTAATGTTTTCTTTCACATTCTGTCTTATTGCCCAGGAAGAAACAGTTGATAGAAGCAATTTAAAAAAATTGAAAAGTGATGAAGAAGACAAAGTTACTGTTGAAATAAAAAAACCTGATAATTCAGCAATTATGCCAAGAAAACAAACGGAATATAAAACTGAACACAGTTTTTCGATCAGGGAAAAAATAAAAAAATCAAATAAACTATTATATTAGGGAGGAATAATGAAAAAATTCTGGTTAAGGATATTGATTATCTCTATCTTGACATTGACTTTCGGAAGTCTTTCGGCTAAATCGGTCGTTGAAATTTATATGGAAGGCGGAGCATTCATGCACATTATTACAGCCTTGTTTGTGATTATGATCATATTTGCTATAATTAAATATTACCAGTTAGCCATTCGGGAAAAACTGGATGCAAAAAGTTTCTATTTGAAACTCAAAGGTTACATCAGGAACAAGCAATATGATGAATCTGCTAAAATCAGCGCACAATTTAAAACAACAACTCTTGGATTCATTTTCTGGAGCGGTTTTCTGGCATTTATCGATGCCAAGAAATCAGGTAGAACCGGTACCGACCTGGAGAACGCTTTAAAAAATGCATTCGATGAAGCAGGACTGCAGACTATTCCAAAAGTCGAAGCCGGTCTTTTCTGGTTAGATGTTATAGCTCAAGTTGCTACTTTTCTGGGTCTGCTGGGAACAATTTTCGGACTTATTTTAGCATTTGATGCCTTGGCAAAAGCTCCAGAAGCACTGAAACAGATCAAACTTACCGAAGGTATTTCTCAAGCCATGGGAACGACTGCTTATGGTCTTATCGTTGCGATTATTACCATGTTCATCAAAGGTGGTCTGCAAGCAAGAGCTGATAGGATCATTAACGATATCGATGAATACAGCGTTAAATTGATCAATCAAATTACTTATTCACTAAAGGATTAGATCGTGTATCAGGGTCCATCAAAAGAGAGACGGCTGTCTCAAAAAAGACAGAAGTATCCCAATCTGATTCCATTGATGAACATGTTCATTGTTATCATTCCCATGATGATGATGATCATGGTATCGGTTCATTTGGCTTTAGTTGGAATTAATCTTCCTGTTGCTGAAGGTGGTGGAGGTTCGGAAATCGAGCAGAAAGAAGAAGCGGAACTTCCAAAAAAAATTACTTTAGCTTTGCTTACTGATCGATTTCAGATATCTATTGAAGGAATAAAGGATATCATTGAAATACCGGCTTTAAGTGAAAATGCTGGAAAAATTAAATACGATTTTCTCTCGCTTGATCAGAACATTAACCATCTGAAAAAAGAAAATGAGAATCAAAATACGATAGAAATATTACCCGATCCTCAAGTTCAGTTTGATATTCTGCTTAGATCTATTGATATTTGTAAAAGCAACGGTTTCCCTAATATAAAATATCTTACGGTTTCTAAAAAGTATTATCAAGCTAAACCTTGACAGGAGCTGATAATGATTGCGAATAAAAAGGATAAATTCAGATTAGCAAAAAAGAAATCACATTCAAAGAGTGATCTTAATATTACATCTTTGATGGATATTCTGACAATTTTATTAGTATTCATGCTGAAAAATGTAGCTATGGATGCTTCTCAGAAGAACGCTCCTGAAGGTATGTTTTTACCAACAACAACAACTAAAGACAAACTTATTGAAAGCGGTCAGGCGATCCTGATTAAAATATTTTCTGATAAACCGGAAAAAAATGAACCTGCTAAGATACTATTTGGAAAAGAAAACATTTATGTTGGTACATTGCAGGAATTTATGAGCAAAAGAGAGACACGGGAAAACCTGTTTAATTATCTCAAACTCGAAGCTGATGAAATTAATGTTATGCAGAATAAACCTTGTCTGCTCATTCAGGCAGATAAGGAGCTTAAATGCAGATACATTACCGAATTCATCATCTTCAGTGCTAATGCTGCTTTTGCTAACATTTATTTCTCTTCTATTCATGCTGATGACAAAAATGAAGTCCTTGGCATCTAAACAGAGGTGAAAATTGTGAAAATATTAAATTTGCAGCTTAAATATAAGAATAAAAAATTAGATGAAGCAAGATACGGAAGAGATTTTACCAGTAAATTTCAAATTGGTAGTGACAAGCATATTTTCTGGCAAATTCTTGATAAAGCATTCCCCCCAAAATATACCTTGATCAACAAAAAAGGTAACAATTTTACCATGCAACTCCGTGAAGGAATGGACTTATCCGTCACAAAAAATGGTAAAGAATTAAGTAAAGACGACCTGAAAAGAGAAAATATCCTGAAAGGTAATGTTCTTAATTTAGAAGAAAATGCTGAAGGTTCTATCTCCTTTAGTAGTCAATGGACAATCGATTTTTTTTACAAAGAGCCCTTTGTATATAAAGCTTCACCTGAAGAATTAGCATTAGCAAGGCAATTTGCCAAGTTTCCTCCCTTAACTCATGAACAAAAATTTACCAGGATTTTCTTGATCCTTGGTTTGTTGTTTACCGCTATCGGACTTTTTATAGGAGAGGCAACATATGTACCTCCTGAAGCTGTTGGAATCCGAGAAAGATTGAATAGATTAGAAGAGATTGCAACAAGAGTCGAACCGGAAATAATCGAAGAAGTCGAACCGGAGTTTACCAGAGGTGAAAGGGAAATCGGGGAAGAAGAAGTCGAAGAAGCCGAAGAAACAACCCAGGAAGTAACTTCCGAAGATTTTAAGAAAATGTTCGGTCTTGATCTTGGAGCCGGGGAAATCGGAGACGCAGATTTGAGCTCCGAATTGTTGGAAGTAACCCAAGTAGATGAAATCGTAGCAGCAACTTCAACTGAACCTGGTTCTGGTCCCGGAGGAGGAACTGGTCCTGGAACACAACAACCCGGCGGAGGAACTGTACTCGATGATTTTGTTGGTTCATCAGGATTAGCTCCGGGAGAAGGTTTGGGAGATCTTGGTGGTTTGGAAGGATTGGATCTCGGGCAAGGTACAGGCTTTGAAGAAGTCGATCTGGCTGATCTGGGTGGTGATGTTGGAAAATTTGATATTACAAAGATTGAAAGCAAAGCACATTTTGAAACAGTAAAAAAGAGATTTGCCGGGATCAAGGCAGTAAAAGAAGGTTCGATCCAAGTAAAAGATGTTGCTCCTGAAACAAGAACCGAAATTGCTAATATTAAGAACCAGGTGAATACATATAAGCCGCAGATAACACAGCTTTACACAGTCGAATCTATGATCATGGAAATGTACGGCAGGATCGAATTTGTGATCATTATCGAAGCTGATGGAAAAGTTGTGGCAGTTGACTTTAATATTTCCAAAGGAAGTTATTTCAGCGAATCTTTCTTAAAGAAAGCGAGAAATATCATCCTGCAATGGAACATCAAAGTAAGAAATCCAATCCAATATACTTTTCCGATGACATTTATGAAGAGTCAATAGCAATTTGTAGATGTATAAATATTTTATCATAATAGCCCTTCAATTGCGAGGGGCTTTTTTTTGATTTATGTATCATTATGATATTGCCTTACTTGTTAAAATAGATAGTTTATTTTCCTATAAATATTCTACTGAAATAAAGAAAGGATGCCGGGTTATTGTTTCTTTTGGAAATACTGTCAGGACTGGAATAGTCTGGCAACAATCAAAACGATTAAGTAGCGAAATTAAATATAAAAATATCCTGGAAATTATCGACAAAGAACCGATCATAAATGAAGAATTATTATACATTGCAAAATGGATCAGTAACTATTATTCTTGTAGTTTAGGTCATTCTCTTTTTTCCATGCTGCCGGCAGGTCTGAACATTCAATTACAACAAAAAATAAAAAAGATC is a genomic window of Candidatus Cloacimonadota bacterium containing:
- a CDS encoding MotA/TolQ/ExbB proton channel family protein gives rise to the protein MKKFWLRILIISILTLTFGSLSAKSVVEIYMEGGAFMHIITALFVIMIIFAIIKYYQLAIREKLDAKSFYLKLKGYIRNKQYDESAKISAQFKTTTLGFIFWSGFLAFIDAKKSGRTGTDLENALKNAFDEAGLQTIPKVEAGLFWLDVIAQVATFLGLLGTIFGLILAFDALAKAPEALKQIKLTEGISQAMGTTAYGLIVAIITMFIKGGLQARADRIINDIDEYSVKLINQITYSLKD